Proteins encoded by one window of Lycium barbarum isolate Lr01 chromosome 11, ASM1917538v2, whole genome shotgun sequence:
- the LOC132616830 gene encoding ATP sulfurylase 1, chloroplastic-like: MATISSHFLKTPTKIQSLPKTHKTHFSTPFNLPLPTRSTSKRTGSTRSVGAPTRISCGLLIEPDGGKLVTLFVEESQRDLKKEEAVKLPQIKLNKIDIQWVHVLSEGWASPLKGFMRESEFLQTLHFNSIKIEDGSVVNMSVPIVLAIDDEKKSEIGGSSCVSLVDDDNNPIAILNDIEIYKHNKEERIARTWGTTAPGLPYADEAITHAGDWLIGGDLKVIEPIKYHDGLDRFRLSPAELRDEFTRRNADAVFAFQLRNPVHNGHALLMTDTRRRLLEMGYKNPVLLLHPLGGYTKADDVPLHWRMRQHEKVLEDGVLDPETTVVSIFPSPMHYAGPTEVQWHAKARINAGANFYIVGRDPAGMGHPLEKRDLYDADHGKKVLSMAPGLERLNILPFRVAAYDKTKNGMAFFDPSRPQDFIFISGTKMRTLAKNKESPPDGFMCPGGWKVLVEYYDSLAQAENGRVTDPVPA; this comes from the exons ATGGCAACCATAAGCTCTCATTTTCTCAAAACTCCAACAAAAATCCAATCTTTACCCAAAACCCACAAAACCCATTTCTCTACACCCTTCAATCTACCTCTCCCAACCCGTTCCACATCAAAAAGAACCGGGTCGACCCGGTCAGTGGGTGCCCCGACCCGAATCAGTTGTGGGTTATTGATAGAACCAGATGGTGGCAAACTAGTAACACTCTTTGTTGAGGAATCACAAAGAGATTTAAAGAAAGAAGAAGCAGTTAAGTTACCACAAATAAAGCTTAACAAGATTGATATACAATGGGTACATGTGTTAAGTGAAGGTTGGGCTAGTCCATTAAAAGGTTTTATGAGAGAATCTGAGTTCCTCCAAACTCTTCATTTTAATTCTATTAAAATTGAAGATGGCTCTGTTGTCAATATGTCTGTACCAATTGTGTTAGCTATTGATGATGAAAAGAAGAGTGAAATTGGTGGCTCGAGTTGTGTCAGTCTTGTTGATGATGACAACAACCCCATTGCCATTCTAAACga TATCGAGATCTACAAGCATAACAAAGAAGAACGGATAGCAAGAACTTGGGGCACAACTGCCCCAGGTCTTCCTTATGCAGATGAAGCTATAACTCATGCTGGAGACTGGCTAATTGGTGGTGATTTGAAAGTTATAGAACCAATCAAGTACCATGATGGTCTTGACAGGTTCCGACTTTCACCTGCTGAACTTCGTGATGAATTTACAAGGCGTAACGCAGATGCAGTTTTTGCTTTTCAACTGAGAAATCCTGTGCATAATGGCCATGCATTATTGATGACTGACACACGTCGGCGACTTCTCGAGATGGGATATAAGAATCCTGTCCTTTTGCTTCATCCTCTTGGAGGTTACACAAAGGCAGATGATGTTCCACTTCATTGGAGAATGAGGCAACATGAAAAG GTACTTGAAGATGGGGTGCTTGATCCAGAGACAACTGTGGTTTCTATATTCCCATCTCCCATGCACTATGCTGGTCCAACCGAGGTGCAATGGCATGCAAAGGCTCGCATCAATGCTGGTGCTAACTTTTATATCGTGGGTCGAGATCCAGCTGGAATGGGTCATCCACTGGAGAAGAGAGATCTTTACGATGCAGATCATGGAAAGAAGGTCCTCAGTATGGCTCCGGGACTAGAACGGTTGAATATCTTGCCTTTCAGG GTGGCGGCATATGACAAGACTAAGAATGGAATGGCTTTCTTTGACCCCTCTAGGCCTCAAGATTTTATCTTCATTTCAGGCACCAAG ATGCGAACGCTTGCAAAGAACAAGGAGAGCCCTCCAGACGGATTTATGTGCCCAGGTGGTTGGAAGGTTTTGGTGGAATACTATGATAGTTTGGCTCAAGCTGAAAATGGCAGAGTAACTGACCCTGTGCCTGCTTGA